In one Elusimicrobiota bacterium genomic region, the following are encoded:
- a CDS encoding response regulator, whose product MACVLVIDDDLMVSGLLKEHLTNEGYTVETASMAKDGFDMALKTLPDLIFLDVMLPDATGFQMVGRFKDHPQTKAIPIILMTGAARSPNQQAMGKNMGADDYILKPFNVIEVGERVHQLIKSKPQTQTPAPVQAPAPAEAAVPVEAPKETERDTEPVETAAKEEKKEFASTEKEIDIHIKPAAPPVPLSATPPPVPEVPEEKKAEPPLPGVTPAASSLEAEVPVTNFLDSVNEISSNLPEYGTAEMKQDDVTSYFDSQKREWISPERPQPVVPSPVEPWRTSMPARAAASPKATTLMGRSMAASYSCTFTYVMFVAHLALSAAAVAVTSDPISSIAQAVMSTAIGWTLLLALLVVMAFVLRTGYEVRTMVGILGWTSVPIVLRALESLLSNWIPALTPLRLMDAAQLRSSVYWFRPLDVFEMTAVLILGLLLRRQQGSSILKSILTVLVVIAAWCITTRGYLRLF is encoded by the coding sequence ATGGCATGCGTCTTAGTTATTGATGACGATTTGATGGTGAGCGGGCTCCTGAAGGAGCATCTCACAAACGAGGGATACACCGTGGAGACCGCTTCCATGGCCAAAGACGGTTTTGATATGGCGCTCAAAACCCTTCCGGATCTTATTTTTCTGGATGTGATGCTCCCCGATGCGACGGGTTTCCAGATGGTGGGGCGGTTTAAGGATCATCCGCAGACCAAGGCCATTCCTATTATTCTCATGACCGGCGCGGCCCGGTCCCCCAATCAACAGGCCATGGGAAAAAATATGGGAGCCGACGATTATATCCTGAAACCCTTTAATGTGATCGAGGTCGGTGAACGGGTTCATCAATTGATCAAATCCAAGCCTCAAACCCAGACCCCGGCGCCGGTCCAGGCTCCGGCCCCGGCGGAAGCCGCGGTTCCGGTCGAGGCCCCAAAAGAAACTGAAAGAGACACCGAACCGGTTGAAACGGCGGCCAAAGAAGAGAAGAAGGAATTTGCGAGTACGGAAAAAGAAATTGATATCCATATCAAACCAGCGGCCCCTCCGGTTCCTCTGTCCGCGACTCCTCCGCCGGTTCCAGAGGTTCCGGAAGAGAAGAAGGCGGAGCCTCCTCTTCCAGGGGTGACCCCGGCCGCATCCTCCTTAGAGGCTGAAGTTCCTGTAACCAATTTTCTGGATTCGGTGAATGAGATATCATCGAATTTGCCCGAATACGGAACCGCTGAAATGAAACAGGATGATGTCACGTCGTATTTTGATTCACAAAAGAGAGAATGGATTTCGCCGGAGAGGCCGCAGCCGGTGGTGCCATCCCCTGTTGAACCTTGGAGAACGTCCATGCCGGCACGGGCCGCGGCTTCGCCGAAAGCCACGACCCTGATGGGACGGTCGATGGCCGCATCGTACAGTTGCACGTTTACCTACGTGATGTTTGTGGCGCATCTGGCGCTTTCCGCGGCAGCGGTTGCTGTGACGTCTGATCCGATCTCCTCCATCGCGCAAGCGGTTATGTCCACTGCAATTGGATGGACGTTGTTGTTGGCCTTGTTAGTGGTGATGGCATTTGTCTTGCGCACGGGGTATGAGGTTCGAACGATGGTCGGGATTCTCGGCTGGACGTCCGTGCCGATTGTTTTGCGGGCCCTGGAGAGTCTCTTGAGCAATTGGATTCCTGCTCTGACTCCTTTGCGCCTGATGGATGCCGCACAACTGCGATCGTCGGTTTACTGGTTCCGGCCGCTCGATGTGTTTGAAATGACGGCCGTGCTGATTCTGGGGCTTTTGCTGCGGCGTCAGCAGGGAAGCTCGATCCTCAAGTCGATCCTCACCGTTCTGGTCGTCATCGCGGCCTGGTGCATCACCACCCGCGGATATCTCCGGCTTTTCTGA
- the ettA gene encoding energy-dependent translational throttle protein EttA yields MSKDFVFTMKGLSKKYGQKQVLKDITLSFYYGAKIGVIGLNGAGKSTLLKIMAGLETEFDGEAFPGKGSSVGYLPQEPRLDDRLTVKENVAQGLKHVTDLVAEYEKVSAGFSENMGPDAMEKALNRQAELQEKIEACNGWELDHQLEIAMDALRLPPGESPVTHLSGGEKRRVALCRLLLQAPDLLLLDEPTNHLDAESVEWLENHLKEYKGTVVAITHDRYFLDNIAEWILELDYGEGVPWKGNYSSWLEQKQERLRREEKAESQRQKTLERELEWVRMSPHGRQAKSKARIGQYQELLAQDPVKRMEELEIYIPPGPRLGDLVIAADGIAKAYGDNLLVENLSFQIPAGAIVGIIGPNGAGKTTLFKMIIATEKPDQGTMRVGESVKLGYVDQSRQSLDDNKTAWQEISGGLDLIPLGKKEINSRAYCARFNFSGADQQKKVGTLSGGERNRVHLAKMLKSGANVLLLDEPSNDLDVNTLRALEDAILEFAGCVLVISHDRWFLDRIATHILAFEGESQVTFSEGNYREYEEKLKERLGAKALQPHRIHYKKLSHSN; encoded by the coding sequence ATGTCTAAAGATTTTGTTTTCACCATGAAGGGCCTGAGCAAGAAGTATGGCCAGAAGCAGGTCCTGAAGGATATCACTCTTTCATTTTATTACGGCGCCAAGATCGGGGTCATTGGTCTTAACGGCGCCGGCAAGAGTACGCTTCTCAAGATCATGGCGGGACTGGAAACCGAGTTTGACGGCGAGGCGTTTCCCGGCAAAGGCAGCAGCGTCGGCTATCTTCCTCAAGAGCCTCGCCTGGACGACCGGCTGACGGTGAAAGAAAACGTGGCGCAAGGCCTCAAGCACGTGACCGACCTTGTGGCGGAGTATGAAAAAGTCAGCGCGGGTTTTTCGGAAAACATGGGTCCGGACGCAATGGAAAAAGCGCTGAACCGGCAGGCGGAGCTTCAGGAAAAGATCGAAGCCTGTAATGGATGGGAGCTGGACCATCAGCTGGAGATCGCCATGGACGCGCTGCGCCTGCCGCCCGGCGAGTCACCGGTGACGCATCTGTCCGGTGGCGAAAAGCGCCGTGTGGCGCTGTGCCGGTTGCTGCTGCAGGCGCCGGATCTGCTGCTTCTGGACGAACCCACCAATCATCTGGATGCCGAATCCGTGGAGTGGCTGGAAAATCATTTGAAAGAGTACAAGGGAACGGTGGTGGCCATTACGCATGACCGCTATTTTCTGGACAATATCGCCGAGTGGATTCTGGAGCTCGATTACGGCGAGGGTGTGCCCTGGAAAGGCAACTACTCGTCTTGGCTGGAGCAAAAGCAGGAGCGCCTGCGGCGCGAAGAAAAAGCTGAAAGCCAGCGGCAGAAAACACTCGAGCGCGAGCTGGAGTGGGTGCGCATGTCCCCCCATGGACGCCAGGCCAAAAGCAAAGCGCGCATCGGGCAGTATCAGGAACTGCTGGCTCAGGACCCGGTCAAGCGCATGGAGGAACTGGAAATTTATATTCCTCCTGGACCGCGCCTGGGTGATTTAGTTATTGCAGCGGACGGTATTGCCAAGGCTTACGGCGACAATCTGTTGGTGGAAAATCTATCCTTTCAGATTCCGGCGGGTGCGATCGTTGGCATTATCGGACCCAACGGAGCCGGCAAAACAACGCTTTTTAAAATGATCATCGCGACGGAGAAACCGGATCAGGGAACGATGCGGGTGGGTGAGAGCGTGAAGTTGGGGTACGTGGACCAGAGCCGCCAGTCGCTTGACGACAACAAGACCGCCTGGCAGGAGATTTCCGGCGGCCTGGATCTGATACCGCTCGGCAAAAAAGAGATCAATTCGCGCGCCTACTGCGCCCGCTTCAATTTCTCCGGAGCGGACCAGCAGAAGAAAGTCGGGACGCTCTCCGGCGGCGAGCGCAACCGCGTGCATCTGGCCAAGATGCTCAAATCCGGCGCCAACGTGCTTCTGCTCGACGAACCCAGCAATGACCTCGACGTCAACACCCTGCGCGCCCTGGAAGACGCTATCCTCGAATTCGCGGGCTGCGTGCTGGTCATCAGCCACGACCGCTGGTTCCTGGACCGTATCGCCACCCATATCCTCGCCTTCGAAGGCGAGAGCCAGGTCACTTTTTCGGAAGGCAATTACCGGGAGTACGAAGAAAAACTTAAAGAACGCCTCGGAGCCAAAGCCCTTCAGCCCCATCGCATCCACTACAAGAAATTATCCCACTCTAATTAA